A single region of the Streptomyces sp. ITFR-16 genome encodes:
- the paaK gene encoding phenylacetate--CoA ligase PaaK, with protein sequence MTALLDAAERMDRDELEALQLERLRATLHRAYDRVGHYRAAFDRAGLRPDDCRSLADLARFPFTTKADLRDNYPFGMFAVPEDQVRRIHASSGTTGRPTVVGYTEKDLDTWADVVARSIRAAGGRPGQKVHIAYGYGLFTGGLGAHYGAERLGCTVVPASGGMTARQVQLIQDFRPDIIMVTPSYMLTILDEFERQGVDPRTTSLKVGIFGAEPWTQEMRREIEERFAIDAVDIYGLSEVMGPGVAQECVETKDGLHIWEDHFYPEVVDPFTGEVLPEGSEGELVFTSLTKEAMPVIRYRTRDLTRLLPGTARVFRRMEKVTGRSDDLVILRGVNLFPTQIEEIVLRTPAVSPHFQLRLTREGRLDVLTVRAEARAGATPEQRSAAAASVAAAVKDGIGVSVGVEIVDPETLERSVGKFRRIVDERDRPRD encoded by the coding sequence ATGACGGCTCTGCTGGACGCGGCGGAACGGATGGACCGGGACGAGCTGGAGGCGCTGCAGCTGGAACGGCTGCGGGCCACGCTCCACCGCGCGTACGACCGGGTCGGCCACTACCGGGCGGCGTTCGACCGGGCGGGGCTGCGTCCGGACGACTGCCGTTCGCTCGCCGACCTGGCGCGGTTCCCCTTCACCACCAAGGCCGATCTGCGCGACAACTATCCATTCGGGATGTTCGCGGTCCCCGAGGACCAGGTGCGCCGGATCCACGCCTCCAGCGGGACGACCGGCCGTCCGACCGTCGTCGGCTACACGGAGAAGGACCTGGACACCTGGGCGGACGTGGTGGCCCGCTCCATCCGGGCCGCCGGCGGCCGGCCCGGGCAGAAGGTCCATATCGCCTACGGCTACGGGCTGTTCACCGGCGGTCTCGGCGCGCACTACGGGGCGGAGCGGCTCGGCTGCACGGTCGTGCCGGCCTCGGGCGGGATGACGGCCCGGCAGGTCCAGCTGATCCAGGACTTCCGGCCCGACATCATCATGGTGACGCCCTCCTACATGCTGACGATCCTCGACGAGTTCGAGCGGCAGGGCGTCGATCCGCGCACCACCTCGCTGAAGGTGGGGATCTTCGGCGCCGAGCCGTGGACACAGGAGATGCGGCGGGAGATCGAGGAGCGGTTCGCGATCGACGCGGTCGACATCTACGGCCTCTCCGAGGTGATGGGCCCGGGTGTGGCCCAGGAGTGCGTGGAGACGAAGGACGGGCTGCACATCTGGGAGGACCACTTCTATCCCGAGGTGGTCGACCCGTTCACCGGCGAGGTGCTGCCCGAGGGGTCCGAGGGCGAGCTGGTGTTCACCTCGCTCACCAAGGAGGCCATGCCGGTGATCCGTTACCGGACCCGGGATCTGACCCGGCTGCTGCCGGGTACGGCCCGTGTCTTCCGGCGGATGGAGAAGGTGACGGGCCGGAGCGACGACCTGGTGATCCTGCGCGGGGTGAACCTCTTCCCGACGCAGATCGAGGAGATCGTGCTCCGGACCCCCGCGGTGTCGCCGCACTTCCAGCTGAGGCTGACGCGCGAAGGGCGGCTGGACGTGCTGACGGTGCGGGCGGAGGCGAGGGCCGGGGCGACACCGGAGCAGCGGTCGGCCGCCGCCGCGTCGGTGGCGGCCGCCGTGAAGGACGGGATCGGGGTGTCGGTGGGGGTGGAGATCGTGGATCCCGAGACGCTGGAGCGGTCGGTCGGCAAGTTCCGCCGGATCGTGGACGAGCGGGACCGCCCGCGTGACTGA
- a CDS encoding penicillin acylase family protein — translation MPLRNRLRILALSGLALFTVSASLPPASATAPRTHHPSGGGLSAVIRYTEYGIPHIVARDYADLGFGNGWAQAADQVCTLADGFVTLRGERSRYFGPDAAPDGSLSSATQNLSSDLYFRGVRDSRTVEKLLKVPAPAGPSRAVKELQRGWAAGYNAWLAQNRITDPACRGARWVRPVTALDVAERAFALSVLGGQGRGIDGITAARPPGAAPGTPSPSPSPGDAADAAARLLSTQNADMGSNAVAFRGSTTANGRGLLLGNPHYPWQGGRRFWQSQQTIPGKLDVAGGSLLGSATMSIGHNAHVAWSHTVATGVTLNLHQLTLDPADPTVYLVDGRAHRMAGRTVSVAVEGGRKVTRTQWWTRYGPVVTSLGAGLPLPWTRTAAYALNDPNAVNLRSGDTALGFGRARDTAGIKEALRRTQGLPWVNTVAADSAGHTFFSQSQVLPGITNDLAARCSTPLGRATFAASGLAVLDGSRGDCAPVSDRDAVQPGILGPGRMPTLENAPYVENSNDSAWLTNARAPLTGYGRIFGTVGTPRSLRTRGAVEDVSAMADRGRLTVADLQRRQLANRAPAGDLAAGALSRACAALPGGTAAGSDGTAVDVSAACGVLRRWDRTVGAGSRGALLFDRFWRRAVAVPAAELWKVPFSPADPVRTPNTLNASSPAVLAALADAVAELRGAGIALDAPLGEHQWVRRGSRRIPLGGGTEALGVWNKTEGVWDAAAGGYTEVSTGSSYIQAVGWDGGPCPVARTLLTYGQSSDPASPHSSDQTLLYAEGRWVTSRFCEKDILRSPALRVVRVHERR, via the coding sequence TTGCCGCTCCGGAACCGTCTGAGGATTCTCGCCCTGTCCGGTCTCGCCCTGTTCACCGTGTCGGCATCCCTGCCGCCGGCGTCGGCGACCGCTCCCCGTACCCACCATCCGTCCGGTGGCGGGCTGTCCGCGGTCATCCGCTACACCGAGTACGGCATTCCTCACATCGTGGCCAGGGACTACGCGGACCTGGGCTTCGGCAACGGCTGGGCGCAGGCCGCCGACCAGGTGTGCACGCTCGCCGACGGCTTCGTCACGCTGCGCGGGGAGCGGTCGCGGTACTTCGGGCCCGACGCGGCTCCCGACGGCTCGCTGTCGTCCGCGACGCAGAACCTCTCCAGCGATCTGTACTTCCGCGGGGTGCGCGACAGCCGCACGGTGGAGAAGCTGCTGAAGGTGCCGGCACCGGCGGGCCCGAGCCGTGCGGTCAAGGAGCTCCAGCGCGGCTGGGCGGCCGGTTACAACGCCTGGCTGGCGCAGAACCGGATCACCGATCCGGCCTGCCGGGGCGCGCGCTGGGTGCGCCCGGTGACCGCGCTGGATGTCGCGGAGCGCGCCTTCGCGCTCTCCGTGCTCGGCGGTCAGGGGCGCGGGATCGACGGCATCACGGCCGCGCGGCCGCCCGGCGCCGCACCCGGGACCCCGTCCCCGTCCCCCTCGCCGGGCGACGCGGCGGACGCGGCGGCCCGGCTGCTGTCGACGCAGAACGCGGACATGGGTTCCAACGCCGTTGCGTTCCGGGGCAGTACGACGGCGAACGGGCGCGGGCTGCTGCTGGGCAACCCGCACTATCCCTGGCAGGGCGGGCGCCGGTTCTGGCAGTCGCAGCAGACCATCCCTGGGAAGCTCGACGTGGCGGGCGGTTCGCTGCTGGGATCCGCGACCATGTCGATCGGGCACAACGCCCACGTCGCGTGGAGCCACACCGTCGCCACCGGGGTCACCCTGAATCTGCATCAGCTGACGCTCGATCCGGCCGATCCGACGGTGTATCTGGTGGACGGCCGGGCACACCGGATGGCCGGACGCACGGTCTCCGTCGCGGTCGAGGGCGGCCGGAAGGTGACCCGCACCCAGTGGTGGACCCGCTACGGACCGGTCGTCACCTCGCTCGGCGCGGGCCTGCCGCTGCCGTGGACGCGGACGGCGGCGTACGCGCTGAACGATCCGAACGCCGTCAATCTGCGCTCGGGCGACACCGCGCTCGGCTTCGGCCGGGCGCGCGACACGGCCGGGATCAAGGAGGCTCTGCGCCGCACACAGGGCCTGCCGTGGGTGAACACGGTCGCGGCGGACTCGGCCGGGCACACCTTCTTCTCCCAGTCGCAGGTGCTGCCGGGGATCACCAACGACCTCGCCGCCCGGTGTTCCACCCCGCTGGGGCGGGCGACGTTCGCCGCGTCCGGTCTCGCGGTGCTGGACGGTTCGCGCGGCGACTGCGCGCCCGTGTCGGACCGGGACGCCGTACAGCCCGGGATCCTCGGCCCGGGGCGGATGCCGACCCTGGAGAACGCGCCGTACGTGGAGAACTCCAACGACAGCGCCTGGCTGACGAACGCCCGGGCGCCGCTGACCGGGTACGGACGGATCTTCGGCACCGTCGGCACACCGCGCTCCCTGCGGACCCGGGGCGCGGTCGAGGACGTGTCCGCGATGGCGGACCGCGGCCGGCTGACCGTGGCGGACCTCCAGCGCCGGCAGTTGGCGAACCGGGCACCTGCGGGTGACCTGGCCGCCGGCGCCCTGTCACGCGCCTGCGCGGCGCTGCCCGGGGGCACGGCGGCCGGGAGCGACGGCACGGCGGTCGATGTGTCGGCCGCGTGCGGGGTGCTGCGCCGCTGGGACCGGACGGTCGGCGCCGGGAGCCGGGGGGCGCTGCTCTTCGACCGGTTCTGGCGCCGGGCGGTGGCGGTCCCGGCAGCGGAGCTGTGGAAGGTGCCCTTCTCCCCCGCCGACCCGGTCCGCACGCCGAACACGCTCAACGCCTCGTCCCCGGCGGTCCTCGCGGCGCTCGCGGACGCGGTGGCCGAACTGCGGGGCGCCGGGATCGCGCTGGACGCGCCGCTGGGCGAGCACCAGTGGGTGCGGCGGGGTTCGCGGCGCATTCCGCTCGGCGGCGGCACGGAGGCGCTGGGCGTCTGGAACAAGACCGAAGGTGTCTGGGACGCGGCGGCCGGCGGCTACACGGAGGTGTCGACCGGCTCCAGCTACATCCAGGCGGTCGGCTGGGACGGCGGTCCCTGCCCGGTGGCGCGCACGCTGCTCACGTACGGGCAGTCGTCGGATCCGGCCTCGCCGCACTCCAGCGACCAGACCCTGCTGTACGCGGAGGGGCGCTGGGTGACGTCCCGGTTCTGCGAGAAGGACATCCTGCGCTCGCCCGCGCTGCGGGTGGTGCGGGTGCACGAGCGCCGGTAG
- a CDS encoding acyl-CoA synthetase, with the protein MTGVRSSTVDGVLTRSARRGPERTALRYADRVWTYRALDEAVGTAAAVLMDGHGLRPGDRVASYAHNSDAYLIAYLACARAGLVHVPVNQNLTGEDLAYILRQSGSSLVLTDPDLAGRVPQGYTVRPLRDAGDSLLAELASPRPFAAAHEPAADDLVQLLYTSGTTALPKGAMMTHGALVHEYVSAVTALDLRAGDRPVHALPLYHSAQMHVFLLPYLAVGAENTILDAPDAARIFDLVESGRADSLFAPPTVWIGLANHPDFAVRDLGGLRKAYYGASIMPVPVLERLRDRLPDLAFYNCFGQSEIGPLATVLGPDEHEGRMDSCGRPVLFVEAKVVDEDGKDVPDGTAGEVVYRSPQLCSGYWDKPEESAEAFRDGWFHSGDLAVRDAQGYFTVVDRVKDVINSGGVLVASRQVEDALYTHPAVAEAAVVGLPDERWIEAVTAVVVLRGEATETELIDHARERLAHFKAPKRVVFVEGLPRNASGKILKRELRDRLA; encoded by the coding sequence ATGACCGGTGTACGCAGCAGCACAGTGGACGGCGTCCTGACCCGCAGCGCACGGCGCGGCCCCGAGCGCACCGCCCTGCGGTACGCCGACCGGGTCTGGACCTACCGCGCACTCGACGAGGCGGTCGGCACGGCCGCCGCCGTCCTCATGGACGGCCACGGACTGCGCCCGGGGGACCGGGTGGCCTCCTACGCCCACAACTCCGACGCGTATCTGATCGCCTATCTCGCCTGCGCGCGGGCCGGGCTCGTCCATGTGCCGGTCAATCAGAACCTCACCGGTGAGGACCTCGCCTACATCCTGCGCCAGTCGGGCAGCTCGCTGGTCCTCACCGACCCGGACCTCGCCGGCCGGGTCCCGCAGGGCTACACGGTACGGCCGCTGCGCGACGCCGGGGACTCCCTGCTGGCCGAGCTCGCCTCGCCGCGCCCCTTCGCCGCCGCGCACGAACCGGCCGCGGACGACCTGGTCCAGCTGCTGTACACCTCGGGCACCACCGCGCTCCCCAAGGGCGCGATGATGACGCACGGCGCCCTCGTCCACGAGTACGTCAGCGCCGTCACCGCCCTCGATCTGCGCGCCGGTGACCGGCCGGTGCACGCGCTGCCGCTCTACCACTCGGCGCAGATGCACGTGTTCCTGCTGCCCTACCTCGCGGTCGGCGCCGAGAACACGATCCTCGACGCCCCGGACGCCGCGCGGATCTTCGACCTCGTCGAGTCGGGCCGGGCCGACAGCCTCTTCGCCCCGCCCACGGTGTGGATCGGCCTCGCCAACCATCCGGACTTCGCGGTCCGTGACCTCGGCGGACTGCGCAAGGCCTACTACGGCGCGTCGATCATGCCCGTCCCCGTGCTGGAACGGCTCCGCGACCGGCTGCCGGACCTCGCGTTCTACAACTGCTTCGGCCAGAGCGAGATCGGCCCCCTCGCCACCGTCCTGGGACCGGACGAGCACGAGGGAAGGATGGACTCCTGCGGCCGGCCCGTCCTGTTCGTCGAGGCCAAGGTCGTCGACGAGGACGGCAAGGACGTGCCCGACGGCACGGCGGGGGAGGTCGTCTACCGCTCGCCCCAGCTGTGCAGCGGCTACTGGGACAAGCCGGAGGAGAGCGCCGAGGCGTTCCGCGACGGCTGGTTCCACTCCGGCGACCTCGCGGTCCGGGACGCGCAGGGCTACTTCACCGTCGTCGACCGGGTCAAGGACGTCATCAACTCCGGCGGCGTCCTCGTCGCCTCCCGCCAGGTCGAGGACGCCCTGTACACCCACCCCGCCGTCGCCGAGGCCGCGGTCGTGGGGCTGCCCGACGAACGCTGGATCGAGGCCGTCACCGCGGTCGTCGTCCTGCGCGGCGAGGCGACCGAGACCGAGCTGATCGACCACGCCCGCGAACGCCTCGCCCACTTCAAGGCCCCGAAACGGGTCGTCTTCGTGGAGGGGCTCCCGCGCAACGCCAGCGGGAAGATCCTCAAGCGGGAGCTGCGCGACCGCCTCGCGTGA
- a CDS encoding SAM-dependent methyltransferase produces MTPGPAPRIDTSRPHPARVYDYLLGGKDHYPVDQALGEQMPPLAKDGVAQNRAFMHRAVGWAARAGIDQFLDIGTGIPTQPNLHQIVQEISPAARIVYTDNDPIVLRHAEALLVSTPEGATDYLEADVREPQKIIEHAASVLDLNRPVALSLIALMHFVPDEDDPYGITRTLLDALPDGSCLVLSHFTNDFLTAEEDKTDQYRSSGISLRPRTRAEVARFFDGLDLIAPGLVTAPQWHRETSAPERREAPDSFHVGVGRVRR; encoded by the coding sequence ATGACACCAGGACCGGCCCCCCGGATCGACACCAGCAGGCCGCACCCGGCGCGCGTCTACGACTATCTGCTGGGCGGCAAGGACCACTACCCCGTGGACCAGGCGCTGGGCGAGCAGATGCCGCCCCTGGCGAAGGACGGGGTCGCACAGAACCGGGCGTTCATGCACCGGGCGGTCGGCTGGGCGGCGCGGGCGGGCATCGACCAGTTCCTCGACATCGGGACGGGCATCCCGACCCAGCCGAACCTCCATCAGATAGTCCAGGAGATCAGCCCGGCGGCCCGGATCGTCTACACCGACAACGACCCGATCGTCCTGCGGCACGCGGAGGCACTGCTCGTCAGCACGCCCGAGGGCGCCACCGACTACCTCGAGGCCGACGTACGCGAGCCGCAGAAGATCATCGAGCATGCCGCGAGCGTGCTGGACCTGAACCGGCCGGTCGCGCTGTCGCTGATCGCCCTGATGCACTTCGTGCCCGACGAGGACGACCCGTACGGCATCACCCGTACGCTCCTCGACGCGCTGCCCGACGGCAGCTGCCTGGTGCTCTCCCACTTCACCAATGACTTCCTCACCGCCGAGGAGGACAAGACCGACCAGTACAGGTCGAGCGGCATCAGCCTGCGGCCCCGCACCCGCGCGGAGGTCGCGCGGTTCTTCGACGGGCTGGACCTGATCGCCCCCGGCCTGGTCACGGCCCCGCAGTGGCACCGGGAGACGTCCGCCCCTGAGCGCCGCGAGGCCCCCGACAGTTTCCACGTCGGCGTGGGCCGCGTCCGCCGGTAG